The Candidatus Eisenbacteria bacterium genomic sequence GCGGTCATCATCGGGTTTCACGTGAAGCCCGATCCCAAGGCGACGGAGCTGGCGGGCAAGGAAAAGGTCGACGTCCGGCTCTACGAGATCATCTACGAGGCGGTCGCCGACGTGAAAGACGCGATGTCGGGCCTCCTGAAGCCCGAGATCCGCGAGACCGTCCTCGGCTCGGCCGAGGTGAGGCAGATCTTCAACACCACCAAGGCCGGCACGATCGCGGGTTGCAAGGTCGTTTCCGGAGCCATCCAGCGCAGCGCGCGCGCCCGCCTTCTCCGGGAGGGCTCGTCCGTTTGGGACGGAAAGATCGATTCCCTGCGGCGGTTCAAGGACGACGTGCGCGAGGTGGCGGCCCCGCTGGAGTGCGGAATCGGGCTCGAGGGACGCGACGACGTGAAAGTGAACGACATGATCGAAGCCTATGTCCTCGAGGAATTCGCGCGTCGGCTTACGTGAGATGGTAGTCGGCCTGCTCCAGATGGAGCTTCACCTTCCCGCCTCCCACTCGCTCAAGGCGAAGCGCTCGGTCGTGAACCACGTCAAGGAGCGGCTCCGGACGCGCTTCAACGCGTCCGTGGCGGAAGTGGACCACCAGGACTTGTGGCAGCGCGCGACGCTGGGCGTGGCGGTCGTGAGCGGAGAGCCGGGCGTGTTGGACAAGGTGCTTCGAGACATCCTGGCCTGCGTGGAGCGGGAGGACCGCCTCGCGGTCCTGGACTACCAGATCCGAATCGACTGACCGGCATTCCTACGATGCCTTCACGCAAGCAGAGTCCCCGCACGCGCCGCGTGGCGGACCGGATCCAGGTCGAGCTGGCCGAGATCCTGAGCACCAGGACGGAAGACCCGAGGCTTCGCGTGCTCTCGGTGACGGGAGCAGAGGTGAGCCGCGACTTCTCCCTCGCGAAGGTCTGGGTGGCCGGGACGCTCCTGACCCCGGACTCGGAACCCAACGTGCTCCAGGCGCTCGCCCGCGCGACGCCGTACTTTCGCAGCCTCCTGGCGGCCCGGCTGGGGCTTCGCATCGTCCCCGAGCTCCAGTTCCAGATCGACCGGTCGATCGAGAAGGGTGCGCGAATCGAGCAGCTCCTGCGTGAAATTCAGGAACCTCCCGATGAATGACGTCACGCTCGAGGGGCTCGAAGCGTTTCTTGCGGGTCGCGAGGAGTTCCTGGTGACCGCGCACATCGATCCCGACGGCGACGCGGTGGGATCCTGCCTCGGCCTCAAGCTCGCGCTGGATCACATGGGGAAAACGGCGGAGGTAGTGCTCGACTCGCCGGTCCCCGCCGCGCTCCTCTTCCTGCCGGCCGCGTCGACGATCCGGCGTCCGGATCATGTTCAGAAGAAATTCGATTCCGCCTTCGTGCTCGACAGCTCCTCGCTGGATCGTACGGGCTCGGTTCCGGAGCGTTGCCTGAATCCCGGAGCCAAGATCGCGGTCTTCGACCATCACTGGGGAAACGACGGGTTCGGAGATATCCGCCTCGTCAATCCGGAGGCGTCCGCCACGGCCGAGCTGGTCTACGACGTCATCGACCTTCTTCACATTCCGATCTCTCCCGAAATCGCCGAGTGCCTCTATGCCGGCATCCTCTCCGATACGGGCGGCTTCCGTTACGCGAACACCTCCTCCCGCACCCTGCGCGTCGCCGCGAGGTTGGTCGAGCGCGGGGCCAGGGCGCCCGTGGTCGCCGAGGCGCTCTACGCGACGAAAACGGCGCCGAGCTTGCGCATCCTGGGCTTGGCGCTCGCCTCGCTCGAGACGCGGAGCGGGGGAAGAATCGGGGCGATGACCATCTCACGGGACATGTTCGAGCGGGCGGGCGCGACGCCCGAGGATGCCGACGGAATCGTCCAGTATGCCAAGGCTCTCGCGGGCGCGCGTGTGGGCGTGCTCGTCCAAGAGGTGGCGCCGAACGAAATCAGAGCGAGCCTCCGGTCGGACGGGACGGTGGATGTGAACGAGGTGGCGTCCCTGTTCGGCGGCGGAGGTCACCGGAACGCGGCGGGGCTTCGGGTGCGGGGGGATTTGGAGCGGGTCCGAAACGACCTCTACGAGGCCCTCGACCGGGCGATGAATGGCGGACCTCCTCCATCTGCTGGATAAGCCGGAAGGCTGGACCTCCCACGACGTGGTCGCGCGCATGCGGCGAATCCTGGGCGAGCGCCGCGTGGGCCACGCCGGAACGCTCGATCCTTTCGCCACGGGGCTCCTCATCCTGGCCGAAGGGCGGGCGACGGCGCTCCTCGGCTGCGTGAGCCTCCTCCCGAAACGCTATCTCGCGAAGGCGCGCCTCGGGATCGCGACCGACACGCAGGACCGAACCGGGAAGCCCATCCGCGTCTCGGAGCGGATCCCCGGGCGGGAAGGGATCCAGGCGGCGCTCGAGCGCCTGCGTGGGGTGACCCGCCAGCGCCCGCCGCTCTATTCGGCGGTAAGGGTGCGGGGTGAGCGGCTCTATAAGGCGGCGCGCCGGGGTGAATCCCCGGACCCCGGGGAGCGTACGATCCGGGTCTATGAGCTTGAGGTGCTCGACGGCACGTTGCCGGAGCTTGGCCTCGACTTGACGGTGAGCCGGGGCACGTACGTGCGCACGCTGGCCCATGACTTGGGCGAGTTGCTCGGGTGCGGCGCCCACCTCCTCTCCTTGCGCCGGATCGCATCGGGACCATTCCACGTGGACGAGGCCCTTTCGCCCGAGCCCTGCTCCGGGAATGGGGCGGGCGATTTTCGCGGGCGCGCGCTCACCCCCGCCCAAGCTGTGATGCACCTGCCGCGCGCGACGCTCACCTCGGAGGAGGCGGCGCGGCTCCGCCACGGTCGCGCGCCGGCTCTGGGCCCCGACCGGATCGAGCCCGCGCCCCTCGGCTATCCGCTTCCTCCCGGGGAGACGCGCTGGCCGCTCGCCCTTCTCGCGCCGGAGGGTGAGCTGCTCGGGCTCGCGGAATCCCCGTGCCCGGCGGTCCCTTCCGAGGCGCCACCCCAGGCCGTGGTCCGTCTTCTGCGCGTGTTTCCATGACCCGGATCTCACGTCCGATCGCGATGACGATCGGGGTTTTTGACGGGTTGCACTTGGGTCACCAGCGCGTGATCGCGGCGACCGTGGAGGTCGCGCGAGAGCGCGGCGGGATCGCGTGGGTGACGACCTTCGACCCGCACCCCGACACGATCGTGCGCGGCGTGCCGCCTCGTCCTTGGATCACCCCCCCGGAGGAGCGCGAAGAGCTGCTCCACGCGATGGGTGTCGACCGGGTGCACGTGGAGCGCTTCGATAGGAGCGTTCAGGCCCTGCCGCCCGAGGGATTCATCGACCGCGTGCTCGGCGTCGGCGCGCCGCTGGCGGTGCTCGTCATCGGACCCGATTTTCGGATGGGGCGCGACCGTGTCGGAGACCGCGCGTATCTCGAAGCTCTGGGGGAGCGACGCGGATTCGCGGTCCGTGAGGTGCCGTTCCTCATGGGGGGTGGAGGAAAGCTCTCGAGCACCGCGCTGAGGGGGCTCATCCAGGCGGGGTCGGTCGAGGAAGCGTCGGCGATGCTCGGCCGCCCGTACTCGCTGCGCGGCCGGGTCGGTTCCGGCGCCGGCCGCGGCAGGCAGCTAGGGTACCCCACGGCCAATTTGGAGGTTCACCCGGCGAAGCTCTTGCCCGCACCAGGTATTTACATATCCAGCAATAGATTGCTTGGAATCACATGGCCCGGCCTTACGTACGTCGGAAGCGCGGAGACGTTTGGGCCGGGGCCGGTCCGGGTCGAGGCGCATCTTCTGGATTACGACGGCAAGGAGTCGCTCCGCGGGAAGGTGCTCGTCACGAGCCTCGTGCGGAGGCTCCGCGGAGACGAGGTCTTCGAAAGCCCCGAGGCGCTCATCCGGGCCATGGATCAGGACCGGGCAAGGGCCGCGGAATACTGGAGTTCCAGGGCGGCCGCGCGTGGAACGATATCGGGGAGCGTCCCAGATTGAGCGTTGCATCCAGATTCCACTCTGTTGTAAAGTGCGGCCGTCCAGAGAGAGAGGGAAAGTCATGGAGGTGGACCACCGGTGCCGTTGACACCTGAGAGGAAGCGCGAGGTTATCGATCACTTCCGCACCCACGAGACGGACTCGGGGTCCGCGGAAGTCCAGATCGCGCTCCTGACCGAACGCATCAAATACCTGACGGAGCACTTCAAGGTGCACAAGCGCGACCATCACAGTCGGCGCGGGTTGCTCCGAATGGTCGGTCAACGACGCAGGCTGCTCGACTATCTGAAGTCCTCCAACGTCGAGCGCTACCGGATGGTGGTCAAGGAGCTCGGTCTCCGCAAATAGCGCTCCTGTCCGGGCGGCAGCGCGCCCGCGAGCACGCTCACCCGAAGACTCCCCCAAAACTCCCTGCGCTCCGTCCGGCTCCATGGCCGCCCTGCGGAGCGCCTCGTTGCATTAGAAGGGTCATGATCGAATCGAGAGATGGAAGGAGAAGAGAATGCCCGAATCTGTAAGCCTCGACCTTGGGGGCCGTACCTTCAGCATCGAAGTCGGCAAGGTCGCCAAGCAAGCCTCCGGGTCAGCGTGGGTGCGGTACGGGGACACGGTGGTTCTGGTCGCCGCGGTCGCATCCAAGTACCCGATCGACAAGGACTTCTTTCCCCTTAGCGTGGAATACCGGGAGAAGACCTACGCAGCCGGGAAGATCCCCGGTGGTTTCTTCAAGCGCGAGGGGCGACCCACGGAGAAGGAAATCCTGAGCAGCCGGTTGATCGACCGTCCGCTGCGGCCTTTGTTCCCGGACGGTTTCCGCAACGAGATCCAGATCTCCGCCACGGTCCTTTCCTCGGATCAGGCGAATGATTCGGACATCCTGGGAATCACCGGCGCCTCGGTCGCGCTCATGGTCTCGGACATCCCGTTTCCGGAGCCGGTCTCGGGGGTCAGAGTCGGATTCGTGGAAGGCAAGCTGGTCCTGAATCCGACGTTCCAGGAGCTGGAGCAATCCGCCCTGGACATGGTCGTGGCCGGCACCGATTCCTCGATCGTGATGGTCGAGGGAGGGGCCCGCGAAGTGCCCGAAGCGACGGTTGTGGAGGCGCTCCGGTTCGCGCACAAGCACATCCTCGAGCTGAACAAGATCCAGGTCGAGCTTCGGCGCCGCATCGGGAAGCCGAAGCGCGAGTTTGCCGTTCCGCCGAAGGATGCGGGCCTCGAGGCGGCCGTGGAGCGCGAGTTCGGCGATCGCGTCCGCCGGGCAAACGAGATTCAAACGAAGGAGGAGCGCCAGGCGGAGCTCGACCGCGTGAAGGAAGAGGCGCTCGCCAAATTCGAGGAGTCCCACCCCGATATGGGGAAGCAGATCGCCACGATCCTCGAGCACATCGAGAGCCAGGATCTGCGTCGTCGGATCTTGAAGGAAGGCCGGCGCGCCGACGGGCGGGGCCCGGACGACATCAGGGCGATCACGTGCGAAGTCGGCGTGCTGCCGCGCACGCACGGATCCGCGCTCTTCACCCGCGGCCAAACCCAGAGCCTGGTCGCGACGACGCTCGGAACGAAAGTGGACGAGCAGCGCGTCGAGGAGCTGGAAGGTCAGTCCTGGAAGAGCTACATGCTGCATTATAACTTCCCGCCCTTCAGCGTCGGGGAGGTGAGACCGATGCGCGGGCCCGGCCGGCGCGAAATCGGCCACGGCGCGCTCGCCGAACGCGCGATCGAGCCCCTGATTCCTTCCGACATCGACTTCCCCTACACCATTCGCGTCGTCTCGGACATTCTCGAGTCAAACGGTAGCTCGTCGATGGCGACGGTGTGCGGGGGTAGTCTTTCCTTGATGGACGCGGGCGTTCCGATCAAGGCCCACGTCGCCGGAATCGCGATGGGCCTGATCAAAGATGGAAATGACATCGCGATCCTGACGGACATTCTGGGCGTCGAGGATCATCTGGGGGACATGGACTTCAAGGTGACCGGCACCCGCGAGGGCATCACCGCGTTCCAGATGGACATCAAGATCGAAGGCCTCTCGATGGACATCATGTCGCGCGCGCTCGAGAAGGCCCGCGTCGCGAGGATGCACGTCCTGGGCAAGATGGAGGCGGCGATCGCGACACCGCGCGCCGAGCTCTCGCCCTACGCGCCGCGGATCTACATCATGATGATCGATCCGGACAAGATCCGGGAGGTCATCGGACCAGGCGGCAAGATGATCAAGAAGATCAGCGCCGAGACGGGGACCCAGATCGACATCGAGGACTCCGGCGAAGTCCGCATCGCAGCGTTCAGCGGGGCGGACGGGGACCGGGCGCGAGACATCATCCGATCGATCACCGAGGACCCCGAGGTCGGGCGCATTTATTCGGGGATCGTGCGCCGGGTGGTGCCGTTCGGGGCCTTCGTCGAAATCTCCCCGGGCAAAGACGGCTTGGTCCACATCTCGGAGCTCGAGCCGCACCGCGTGGAGCGGGTCGAGGACGTCATCAACGAAGGGGACACGGTCCTGGTCAAGGTGATCGGGATCGACCGCGAAGGCAAGATCAAGCTGAGCCGCAAGCAAGCGCTCCCGGGATACGAGGAGTCCGGGGACCACGAAGCACAGCGCCGGCCGCCGGGCGGCGGCGGGGAGCGCCCCCGGAGGAAGCCGGAGCACTCGCGCCGCTAGCGCGCCGTCGAAGAGCGGTTCGGACCACGTCCAGCGGAGGCCACGGCCTCCGTTCTGGTTTGAGGAGGGTCGTTGGACGAAGGGGATCGGTTTCGCCGGGTCGAGCTTCCGTCCGGCCTGACCGTGATCGGCGAGCACGTGGACTCCGTGCGTTCCCTGTCGATCGGGGTTTGGGTCAAGGTAGGGGCGCGGCATGAGGCGACGCCCGAATCGGGGATGTCGCATTTCCTCGAGCACATGGTTTTCAAGGGAACGCACACCCGGGACGCCTACGAGCTGGCGCTGAGCCTGGAATCGGTCGGCGGCCACCTGGACGCGTTCACCGGCCGCGAAGTGACCTGTTTCGACGCGCGCGCTTTGGACGAGCACTTGAACCTCGCGGTGGAGGTGCTCGCGGATCTCGTTCTGAACCCCAAGCTCGATCCCGACGACGTGGAGAAGGAAAAGAAGGTCATTCTGGACGAGATCCACACCTACGAGGACACGCCCGACGAGAGAATCCACGACCTTTTCGCCGACGTCGTGTGGTCCGGGCATCCGCTGGGCAACCGGATCCTCGGCACCCGCGAATCGGTCCAGGCATTTACGCGTGAGGACGTCGCGCGCTACCACGCGCGCCGGTACTGCGCTTCCAATCTTCTCGTCGCGATCGCGGGCCGCTTCGACTGGGAGCGGTTCGTGGGTGAGGTTTCGTCCCGGTTCGGCGATGCTCCGCCCGGGGTCCCGCCCGAATCCAAGAGCGTGCAACCGAACGGCCGGGACGTGGTTCATCATGTAAAGGACCTGGCGCAGCAATACCTCTGTATCGGCGGCCGGGGTCTCCCATCCCAGCATCCCGACCGCCACGCACTGATCGTTCTCTCAACCCTGCTGGGCGGAGGCATGAGCTCACGCCTGTTCCAGCGGGTGCGGGAGCAGGAGGGGTTGGCCTATTCGGTCTATACCTATGCGGATTTCTACCGCGACGCGGGAATCATCTGCGCGGGGATGAACGTCCAGCCGCAGCACGGCCGGAGGGTCGTGGCGCTGACGCTGGAAGAGTTCGAGCGCGTCATCCGGCAGGGCGTACCTGAAAATGAGCTCCGTTCCGTGAAGGCACAGCTCAAGGGGAATCTCCTCCTGGGGCTCGAGAGCACTTCGAACCGGATGAACCGGATCGCGCGGAACCAGCTTTATGAAGGACGCTTCGTCTCTGTGGACGAGCTGGTTCGGAGGGTGGACTTGGTGCGATCCGAAGATGTCCAAAGGGTGGCGTTGGAGTTGATCTCGCGCGATCGGATCTCGCTCGTCGCGCTCGGGCCCAGCGCGGGCTCCGAGTTCGAAACGGGTGACCTCATGCTCGGAACCGCCGCGTGAGCGATCGGCCGGATCTCGAGGACCGGATGGAGGCGGGCGCGGTTCCGCTGCGCGTTTCCCTGGAGCCGCACGCGTTCGCTCCGCCCGCCTACCAAAGCGAGCATGCCGCCGGGCTTGACGTCTTCGCGGCCGTCTTGGAGCCGCTCACGATTGGACCGGGCCAGGTGGCGGCGGTGCCGACCGGCGTGCGCCTGGAGATCCCCCGCGGGTATGAAGCCCAGGTGCGGCCGCGCAGCGGGCTCGCGCTCAGGCACCGGATCGGGATTCCGAACGGTCCGGGAACGATCGACGCCGATTACCGCGGAGAAGTGAAGGTCTTGCTCATCAACTTCGGGGAAGAGCCGTACATCGTTCATCGCGGCGACCGAATCGCCCAGCTCGTGTTCGCCAGAGTGGCCAGAGTCTCGCTCACGGTAGCGGCCGCGCTCCATGAGACCGCGCGAGGCGACGGCGGATTCGGACACACCGGGCGATGACGCGCCATCAGGCGCGCGGATGCACGGGCCGCAGGCTCCTTCTGGGATGCGCCCTTCTCGCCTTTCTTCTCTCCTCGCTCCTGATGGTTCCACTGCGCCGGGATCGCGCCGAGGCGCTCGAGCCCACGCCCCCGTCGAACCCGGATACGGTCGACCTCACGCCGTATCTCACCCAGCGGGAAGCACGACACGCCAAGGTGCCGTGGAAAATCGGCGAGTACTTCCAGTTCTCGATCGATTGGAGCGGCTTGAACGGCGGGAACGCGCTCATGCAGGTCCAGAACATGCAAACCGTCGACGGACGCCGCACGTGGCGAATCGTCACGAAGGCGGAGTCGAACTCGTTCGTCTCGAAGTTCTACAAGGTGCGCGACCGCGCGGAATCCTTCGTCGACGCCGAATCTCTCTATACGCGCCGTTTCGAAAAACATATCCGGGAAGGGTCCTACAAGAAGGATCTCTCGGTGAGGTTCGACCAGGAGAACCGGAAGGCGATCTATCAAGACGGGAAGTCCTACGAAGTGGCGCCCCAAGTGCAGGACGTCCTTTCCGCCTTCTACTACGTGAGGACGCTTCCGCTCCCGGACGGCGCCACGATCGTAATCCCCACGCATGACAACGAGAAGACCTACGACATGGTGGTGAACGTGATCCGGCGCGAGCGGGTCGAAGTGCCGGCCGGTAAATTCGATTGCGTCCTGGTGGAGCCGGTGCTCAAGTCCGAGGGAATCTTCAAGTCCAGAGGTCAGATGTACGTCTGGCTTTCGGACGACGAGCGGAGGATCCCGGTGCAGGTCAAGAGCAAAGTTCCCATCGGGTCGATCTCAGTGAGCCTGACCGATATGAGACTCGCTTTCGTGGGAAAACGGTGAGCCCGCGGGAGGAGATTGATTTGTCGGGGGTCCGCACGATTCCCGTCGCCGAGCGTCCCACCAAAGTGCGCGTGGAGCAGTTCGCTCCGGCGCCCGATCCGAGCGCGCCCCAAGGAGCCTTCGAGCGCTTCCTCCCCGACCTACTCTCCGGCGCTTCTCTCCGGGCCTTGATCGCCGCCTGGGACGAAGCCAAGAAAGGCGGCCGCCCCATCCTCGGGATGTTTGGCGGGCATGTGATCAAGACGGGGGTGCAGCGTCCGCTTCTCTCCCTGATGGATGAGGGAGCGTTCTCGGCAATCGCGATGAACGGCGCGGCCGCGATCCACGATTTCGAGATCGCGATGTGGGGGAACACTTCCGAGCCCGTCGAGGAAACGCTCGGCTCGGGACGCTTCGGAATGGTGGAAGAGACGCCGGCTCTCATGAACCGGGCGGTGAAGGAGGGCTTGGACCGGGGCGAGGGGATGGGAGAAGCGCTTGGGCGCTTTCTGCTGGATTCGCGCGCCAAGAACTCCGGGCTGAGCCTCCTCGCGCGGGCCGCGGAACGGTCGCTCCCGCTTACCGTGCACGTGGCGATCGGGACCGACACCCTTCATCAGCACCCGAGCTTCGACGGGGCCAGGACCGGCCTCGCGACGCACCGAGATTTCAAGATCCTCGCGGCCGCGATGCGCCGGCTCTCCGGCGGCGTGGTTCTGAACTTCGGCTCGGCGGTGATTCTGCCCGAGGTCTTCCTGAAGGCGCTCTCCCTCGTGCGCAACCTCGGACATGATGCCGGCGGATTCACGGCGGCGAATTTCGATCAGATTCGACATTACCGGCCCGAAAAGAACATCCTGGAGCGGCCGCTCCAGGGGGCCGGGCAGGGCCTCTCGTTCGTCGGACCGCACGAGCTCTGGATTCCGCTCTTGGCCACCCTCTACCTCGCCAGGACGAAGCGGGCGGCTCCGTGAAGGGGTGTCGCCTCCGCCGAACATGCCGGCGCTGAGCGGGGCTCCCATCCGGGCCGTTCTGTGAAGCGCGGGCGCCTCGCCCTCGCCATGCTGGGCATCGGGCTCAGCGCGGCCGCGGTCTTCGTTCTCCTCCGCCAGGTCAGCCCGAAAGAGCTCGCCCGCAATATCGGCCGGGCCGACCCGGCATGGTTTCTCGCCGCTTGCGGCCTTACGATCCTGGGCTACTGGCTGCGCGCGCAGCGTTGGGGAAGGATTCTCTCCCCCGAGGCCCGCGTCACGCAGGGGAAGCTCTTCGCGGCAACCATGGTGGGCTTTCTCGCGATCAACACGCTTCCGGCACGACTGGGCGAGCTTGTCCGCGCGTACGCCCTGGCGCGGACCGAGCGGATCAAGGCGGGCACCGTCCTAGGCTCGGTTGTCATCGAACGGATATTCGACCTGGCCGCGCTGGGAGGGTTCTGGGCGATGTCTCTTCTGTTTGCGCCCTATCCGGCCTGGTTTCGATGGAGCGGGTATCTGACGCTGGGCTTGAGCGTCGGCATCACGGCCGCGCTCTGGCTGCTCCACGCCGGCCACTACGCGACGAACCCGCTTGGGTCGCGGCTCCGAGCTCTCGTTCCGGCCAGGCTCTTTGCGCCGCTGGAGCGCCCGATCGCCTCATTCACCGCCGGCCTCCGAGTCTTGGGAAGGCCTTCGACGATGGCGGGGGCCGGCCTGACCACGGCCGCGATGTGGCTCGTGAACGGGGCGGTTTTCCTCCTAGTCGGGAAAAGCATGGGGCTCGCCCTCCCGCTCTGGTCCCCGCTGCTCCTCTCCTTCGTTGTGTGCGTCGCGATCATGGTGCCCTCCTCGCCCGGATTCATAGGCGTGCTGGAAGGCTCCTGCGTCGTTGGGCTATCGCTTCTGGGGGTCGATGCCTCCCGGGCCCTGGCGTACGGGATCCTTTACCATCTGACACAAATTCTGCCGGTTGTGTTGCTTGGAGGGGCCTACGCGGTCCGTGGTCGGACCGGGTCGGGGCAAGGTCGCCCCGCCCGGGGACACCCCGAAGAGGGCTTGGAGCGAAAAAATTGACGACAGTGACAGGCTAAAATATGGCAGGTCAAAGGGTGTAAAGCTTTTTTAGTTGACTCTGACGACCCCTGCTGTTATACTGTTTTAAGCAATAAATCCGCGCTCAGAGCACACTTAGCGTTGGCGGGTCCGAGAGTGGAGGGGCGATGCAGACTTCCGACCGAGGGCTACTTTCGCCTTTCGGAAGTTCACGTTCCAGCCTGATAGCGTTAAGTACACTGATCGCGGCGATTGGTTTCACGCCCTGGATGTGGGGTACCTGGGCCCCGTGGGGGCAGTTCGCATTTCGCACTCTCGGTCTCACGGCGCTTTTTGCCGTTTCGTTTGCACTTTCGAAGAGCTCGTTCGCACGCAGCGTGTGGGAGGCCAGGGTCACGCGTGCCATGCTTGCTTTCGTGATGGTCTCCGCGCTCTCGGCTGCGCTCTCGATTCACAGGGGCAAGAGTCTCGAAGCCATGCTCAACTTGCTTGCCGTCACAGGGCTCTTCCTTACGACCTCGACCCTTGTTCGGGGGGCCGGCCTCTTGCGCGGCGTCGCTCTCTTCGAAGTGTTCGCCGCGCTTCCGGTCGCCGCGCTCGGGCTCATACAGCACTTCCGTCCCGAGCTCCTTCCGGCCGGGAATTCATATCCCGGGCGCGCGCTCGGTCCCTTCGGGCAGCCGAATCGGATGGGCGGATATCTCATCGCGGCGATTCCGGTCGCGCTCGCTCTCGCAATCGCGGCGCAGGACCGCGTGCTCAAGGTGGGAATCATGGTCGCGGCGTTCGGGCTGATGTTCAGCCTCGTGGCGACTTACTCGCGGGGCGCCTGGCTCGGCCTCGCCGCCGGTCTTTTGGTGTTGGCGGCGGCGCTTGTGCGATGGCCCGAGCTCCTGCCGCGCCCCGCGGTCCTTGCTGCGTCGGTGGCGTGTGTGTCCCTGCCTGTCCTGTTTCTCCTTCCTTCCGTGATCTCCCGAATTGAGGCCAGGCCTTCGGCCACGCCTGCGTGGAATCTTCCGATCGATCCGGAGCGGGAGGGGAGCGGCGCGATGCGCCGCGCGATCTGGGCCGGGGCGCTCCGGGCGACCGCGCAGCGCCCGGTCCTCGGGTCGGGCATTGGCGCCTTCCGTGAGGCGTTCGATCGCTCCAAAGGCACGACGATGAAGCAGCTCGAGGCGGTAGGGGGGCGCACCGCCGATCAAGCCCACAACCACTACCTTGGACTTCTGGCTGAGCGTGGCGTTCTGGGTCTCGCCGCGTTCGCCATTCTGACCGCGCTCTCGCTGGGCGCGGCGGCCGCGGCCTTGGCTTCCGGGACGCCGACGATGGGACGCGTTCTGGTCGCCGGCCTGGCCGGTTCGGTGGTGGCTCTCTTGGCGCATGGGCTCGCGGATGACAACCTGTCGCTGGTGCCGCACGGGACCGTTTTGTTCGCGAACCTCGGCCTTCTTGCCGCGGCTCCGGCTTCGGCCAAGCGGGAAGCCCGGGGAACCATGTGGATGGGGCGGGCGGGGATGCTCGCGGCGTTTCTTGCGATGTCCCTATCGATCGTGAGCTTCGTTGCCGCCGGGCGCGCGCTCGCGGCCGCCGCGCGCGCCGAAGCCGGCCGCGCCGACCTGGCCGCGGCCGATTTTCGCGCGGCATCCAATCTGGCGCCCTGGCGCGACGACTTCGCGGTCGGCCACGCGGAGCAAGCCGAGGCCTGGGCC encodes the following:
- a CDS encoding dUTP diphosphatase: MEAGAVPLRVSLEPHAFAPPAYQSEHAAGLDVFAAVLEPLTIGPGQVAAVPTGVRLEIPRGYEAQVRPRSGLALRHRIGIPNGPGTIDADYRGEVKVLLINFGEEPYIVHRGDRIAQLVFARVARVSLTVAAALHETARGDGGFGHTGR
- a CDS encoding flippase-like domain-containing protein, whose amino-acid sequence is MKRGRLALAMLGIGLSAAAVFVLLRQVSPKELARNIGRADPAWFLAACGLTILGYWLRAQRWGRILSPEARVTQGKLFAATMVGFLAINTLPARLGELVRAYALARTERIKAGTVLGSVVIERIFDLAALGGFWAMSLLFAPYPAWFRWSGYLTLGLSVGITAALWLLHAGHYATNPLGSRLRALVPARLFAPLERPIASFTAGLRVLGRPSTMAGAGLTTAAMWLVNGAVFLLVGKSMGLALPLWSPLLLSFVVCVAIMVPSSPGFIGVLEGSCVVGLSLLGVDASRALAYGILYHLTQILPVVLLGGAYAVRGRTGSGQGRPARGHPEEGLERKN
- a CDS encoding DUF3108 domain-containing protein codes for the protein MTRHQARGCTGRRLLLGCALLAFLLSSLLMVPLRRDRAEALEPTPPSNPDTVDLTPYLTQREARHAKVPWKIGEYFQFSIDWSGLNGGNALMQVQNMQTVDGRRTWRIVTKAESNSFVSKFYKVRDRAESFVDAESLYTRRFEKHIREGSYKKDLSVRFDQENRKAIYQDGKSYEVAPQVQDVLSAFYYVRTLPLPDGATIVIPTHDNEKTYDMVVNVIRRERVEVPAGKFDCVLVEPVLKSEGIFKSRGQMYVWLSDDERRIPVQVKSKVPIGSISVSLTDMRLAFVGKR
- a CDS encoding tetratricopeptide repeat protein is translated as MQTSDRGLLSPFGSSRSSLIALSTLIAAIGFTPWMWGTWAPWGQFAFRTLGLTALFAVSFALSKSSFARSVWEARVTRAMLAFVMVSALSAALSIHRGKSLEAMLNLLAVTGLFLTTSTLVRGAGLLRGVALFEVFAALPVAALGLIQHFRPELLPAGNSYPGRALGPFGQPNRMGGYLIAAIPVALALAIAAQDRVLKVGIMVAAFGLMFSLVATYSRGAWLGLAAGLLVLAAALVRWPELLPRPAVLAASVACVSLPVLFLLPSVISRIEARPSATPAWNLPIDPEREGSGAMRRAIWAGALRATAQRPVLGSGIGAFREAFDRSKGTTMKQLEAVGGRTADQAHNHYLGLLAERGVLGLAAFAILTALSLGAAAAALASGTPTMGRVLVAGLAGSVVALLAHGLADDNLSLVPHGTVLFANLGLLAAAPASAKREARGTMWMGRAGMLAAFLAMSLSIVSFVAAGRALAAAARAEAGRADLAAADFRAASNLAPWRDDFAVGHAEQAEAWARQGAGSLKLMEAEAAYRRAIEVNGSDPVTRQELARLYLAHPDLWGDGVNRALKELRAAVAQNPFYAEIQNDLGVALLRAGDRGAAREAFGRAALGKREFVDPLLNLAALALQSGDRVEARAWLNRALDRDPRSPRARALLAELGN